From Salipiger profundus, a single genomic window includes:
- the groL gene encoding chaperonin GroEL (60 kDa chaperone family; promotes refolding of misfolded polypeptides especially under stressful conditions; forms two stacked rings of heptamers to form a barrel-shaped 14mer; ends can be capped by GroES; misfolded proteins enter the barrel where they are refolded when GroES binds), with product MSAKDVKFDTDARNRMVRGVNILADAVKVTLGPKGRNVVLDKSFGAPRITKDGVSVAKEIELEDKFENMGAQMVKEVASRTNDEAGDGTTTATVLAQAIVKEGVKAVSAGMNPMDLKRGIDLATTKVVEAIKAAARPVNDSNEVAQVGTVSANGEAEIGKMIADAMQKVGNEGVITVEENKGLETETDVVEGMQFDRGYLSPYFVTNADKMIAELDDCLILLHEKKLSSLQPLVPLLEQVIQSQKPLLIIAEDVEGEALATLVVNKLRGGLKIAAVKAPGFGDRRKAMLQDIAILTGGQVISEDLGMKLENVTMDMLGTAKTVTITKDETTIVDGAGEKSEIEARVSQIRTQIEETTSDYDREKLQERVAKLAGGVAVIRVGGMTEVEVKERKDRVDDALNATRAAVQEGIVVGGGVALVQGAKALDGLEGANSDQNAGIAIVRKALEAPLRQIAENAGVDGSVVAGKIRESNDLKFGYNAQTDEYGDMFSFGVIDPAKVVRTALEDAASVSGLLITTEAMVADKPQKEGAAPAPDMGGMGGMGGMM from the coding sequence ATGTCTGCAAAGGACGTGAAGTTCGATACCGACGCCCGCAACCGGATGGTCCGTGGCGTGAACATCCTCGCCGACGCCGTGAAGGTCACGCTGGGCCCCAAGGGCCGCAACGTGGTGCTCGACAAGTCCTTCGGCGCGCCCCGCATCACCAAGGACGGTGTTTCGGTCGCCAAGGAAATCGAACTGGAAGACAAGTTCGAGAACATGGGCGCCCAGATGGTGAAGGAAGTCGCTTCCCGCACCAACGACGAAGCGGGTGACGGCACCACCACCGCGACGGTTCTGGCACAGGCCATCGTCAAGGAAGGCGTGAAAGCCGTTTCCGCCGGCATGAACCCGATGGACCTGAAGCGCGGCATCGACCTCGCAACCACCAAGGTCGTCGAGGCCATCAAGGCCGCCGCACGCCCGGTGAACGACTCCAACGAAGTCGCACAGGTCGGCACCGTCTCCGCCAACGGCGAAGCCGAGATCGGCAAGATGATCGCGGACGCGATGCAGAAGGTCGGCAACGAGGGTGTCATCACCGTCGAAGAGAACAAGGGCCTCGAGACCGAGACCGACGTCGTCGAAGGCATGCAGTTCGACCGTGGCTACCTGTCGCCCTACTTCGTGACCAACGCCGACAAGATGATCGCAGAGCTCGATGACTGCCTCATCCTGCTGCACGAGAAGAAGCTCTCGTCGCTGCAGCCGCTCGTGCCGCTGCTCGAGCAGGTGATCCAGTCGCAGAAGCCGCTGCTGATCATCGCTGAAGACGTCGAAGGCGAAGCGCTGGCGACCCTCGTGGTCAACAAGCTGCGCGGCGGCCTCAAGATCGCAGCCGTCAAGGCACCGGGCTTCGGCGACCGCCGCAAGGCCATGCTGCAGGACATCGCGATCCTGACCGGCGGCCAGGTGATCTCGGAAGACCTCGGCATGAAGCTCGAGAATGTCACCATGGACATGCTCGGCACCGCCAAGACCGTCACCATCACCAAGGACGAGACCACCATCGTCGACGGTGCAGGCGAGAAGTCGGAGATCGAGGCACGCGTCAGCCAGATCCGCACGCAGATCGAGGAAACCACCTCGGACTACGACCGCGAGAAGCTGCAGGAGCGTGTTGCCAAGCTCGCAGGCGGCGTCGCAGTCATCCGCGTCGGCGGCATGACCGAAGTCGAAGTGAAAGAGCGCAAGGACCGCGTCGATGACGCCCTGAACGCGACCCGCGCGGCCGTCCAGGAAGGCATCGTGGTCGGCGGCGGCGTTGCCCTCGTGCAGGGTGCCAAGGCCCTCGACGGTCTGGAAGGCGCCAACAGCGACCAGAACGCCGGTATCGCCATCGTGCGCAAGGCGCTGGAAGCACCGCTGCGCCAGATCGCAGAGAACGCGGGCGTCGACGGTTCGGTCGTCGCTGGCAAGATCCGCGAAAGCAACGACCTGAAGTTCGGCTACAACGCCCAGACCGACGAATATGGCGACATGTTCTCGTTCGGCGTGATCGACCCGGCAAAGGTCGTCCGCACCGCTCTGGAAGACGCCGCATCGGTCTCCGGCCTGCTCATCACCACCGAAGCAATGGTGGCGGACAAGCCGCAGAAAGAAGGCGCAGCTCCGGCCCCCGACATGGGCGGCATGGGCGGCATGGGCGGCATGATGTAA
- a CDS encoding site-specific DNA-methyltransferase — protein MNAMTKPKSAQALPLNTILDGDCIEMMNSLPAESVDLIFADPPYNLQLRGDLHRPDNSRVDAVDDDWDQFDSFAVYDQFTREWLKAARRLLKPNGAIWVIGSYHNIFRVGAALQDAGYWILNDVVWRKSNPMPNFRGKRFTNAHETMIWASKGEGAKYTFNYEALKALNEGIQMRSDWVLPICNGGERLKTADGEKAHPTQKPMSLLHRVLVGSTNPGDVVLDPFFGTGTTGAVAKMLGRDWIGIEREASYREVAERRLADIRAYDKSSLEVTRAKRAEPRVPFGQLVERGMLRPGEMLVSPTGKVAKVRADGTLVGEDVKGSIHQVGAHLEGAPSCNGWTYWHFRKDGKTVPIDVLRQQIRAEMAARPH, from the coding sequence ATGAACGCGATGACCAAACCGAAGAGTGCGCAAGCGCTCCCGCTCAACACGATTCTGGACGGAGACTGCATCGAAATGATGAACAGTCTGCCGGCGGAGTCCGTGGATCTGATCTTCGCCGATCCGCCCTACAACCTGCAGCTTCGCGGCGATCTGCACCGTCCCGACAACAGCCGTGTCGACGCGGTCGACGACGACTGGGACCAGTTCGACAGCTTCGCGGTCTACGACCAGTTCACCCGCGAGTGGCTCAAGGCCGCCCGCCGCCTGCTGAAGCCGAACGGGGCGATCTGGGTCATCGGATCGTATCACAACATCTTCCGTGTCGGCGCCGCGCTGCAGGATGCCGGCTACTGGATCCTGAACGACGTGGTCTGGCGCAAGTCGAACCCGATGCCGAATTTCCGGGGCAAGCGCTTCACCAATGCCCACGAGACGATGATCTGGGCGTCGAAGGGAGAAGGCGCGAAATACACCTTCAACTACGAGGCGCTGAAGGCCCTTAACGAGGGCATCCAGATGCGCTCGGACTGGGTTCTGCCGATCTGCAACGGCGGCGAGCGTCTCAAGACCGCCGACGGCGAGAAGGCGCATCCGACCCAGAAGCCGATGAGCCTGCTGCACCGGGTACTCGTCGGGTCGACCAACCCCGGCGACGTGGTGCTCGACCCTTTCTTCGGCACCGGCACCACCGGCGCCGTGGCCAAGATGCTCGGGCGTGACTGGATCGGCATCGAGCGCGAGGCCAGCTACCGCGAGGTGGCTGAGCGTCGCCTTGCCGACATCCGCGCCTACGACAAGTCCTCGCTCGAGGTGACCCGCGCCAAGCGCGCCGAGCCGCGCGTGCCCTTCGGTCAGCTGGTCGAGCGCGGCATGCTGCGCCCCGGCGAGATGCTTGTCTCGCCCACGGGCAAGGTCGCCAAGGTCCGGGCGGACGGCACGCTGGTGGGCGAGGACGTGAAGGGCTCGATCCACCAGGTCGGCGCCCATCTCGAGGGCGCGCCCTCCTGCAATGGCTGGACCTACTGGCATTTCCGCAAGGACGGGAAAACCGTTCCGATCGACGTGCTGCGCCAGCAGATCCGCGCCGAGATGGCAGCGCGCCCACACTGA
- a CDS encoding methyl-accepting chemotaxis protein: MLGTVFVLQILVVAAISWGVQARLADAIHYGHDITSQNRALSLLEERIERIAAGFLKFEHSSNDVLDEIREEIATLSTLVDEADDVFTRTDTEAAYRPHFVPEFQSVAEIAQTLVQPVDFLGSPGVTIFERDAIVSDTVLPALDEMRTTVDSLRDEIIEAFHVSERQTDVTVRDGNVILLGLNGFAVLLGLGCVLIFGRVLARPFQTAAQSVQSIADGALEHEITGQERGDEAGAIARNLAGLRDQLKKAEETDRRERVANERRVALFSALGEAMGQLAQGQVAERLDGAEWNDLGTDYKKICDDFNELAEQIGDMVGSLKDSAEMVQRNSQELSKMSNEMSRRSEVQAATLEESAAALEEMSGSVRSAADRAEAADRRAGEGRRRAEEGGTVMERALQAMSSIAASSDQITQIIGVIDDIAFQTNLLALNAGVEAARAGESGKGFSVVASEVRSLAQRASESAREIKALVQNSSQQVKDGGLLVEQTGATLSEIVGYVTEVSDMVGEIASAAKEQSAGLEEINVGVAELDKVTQQNAAMVGETSSASQQLSAEADRLSSVLNRFMGMEAPELEEVTPVAAPIAEIEVPEMAVQDVPVAPPKRAAGADMDLWEDF; encoded by the coding sequence ATGCTCGGCACGGTTTTCGTGCTGCAGATCCTGGTGGTGGCGGCGATTTCCTGGGGCGTGCAGGCCCGGCTGGCCGATGCGATCCACTATGGGCACGACATCACCTCCCAGAACCGCGCGTTGTCGCTGCTTGAAGAGCGGATCGAACGGATCGCGGCGGGCTTCCTGAAATTCGAGCACAGCAGCAACGACGTGCTGGACGAAATTCGCGAAGAGATCGCGACACTCTCAACCTTGGTGGACGAAGCCGACGACGTGTTCACCAGGACCGATACCGAGGCAGCCTATCGACCTCATTTCGTTCCCGAATTCCAGAGCGTCGCAGAGATCGCCCAGACCCTTGTGCAGCCCGTCGACTTCCTTGGGTCACCGGGGGTGACGATTTTCGAGCGAGACGCCATCGTCTCTGACACGGTCCTTCCCGCGCTGGATGAAATGCGCACGACGGTGGACAGCCTTCGCGACGAAATCATCGAGGCGTTTCATGTGTCGGAAAGGCAGACCGATGTGACAGTCCGGGATGGAAACGTCATCCTGCTAGGGCTGAATGGCTTTGCAGTGCTCCTCGGACTCGGCTGCGTGCTGATCTTCGGTCGCGTTTTGGCTCGTCCCTTCCAGACTGCCGCGCAAAGCGTGCAAAGCATCGCCGACGGTGCGCTTGAACATGAAATCACGGGGCAGGAGCGCGGCGATGAAGCCGGCGCCATTGCCCGCAATCTCGCGGGCCTGCGAGATCAGCTGAAAAAGGCCGAAGAGACGGACCGCCGCGAGCGGGTGGCAAACGAGCGACGCGTCGCGCTCTTCAGTGCCCTGGGAGAGGCGATGGGCCAGCTCGCCCAAGGGCAGGTGGCCGAGCGTCTGGATGGCGCCGAATGGAATGATCTCGGGACCGACTACAAGAAGATCTGCGACGATTTCAATGAATTGGCCGAGCAGATCGGCGACATGGTCGGCTCGCTCAAGGATTCCGCCGAGATGGTCCAGCGGAACTCTCAGGAACTGTCCAAGATGTCGAACGAGATGTCGCGCCGCTCCGAGGTGCAGGCTGCCACGCTCGAGGAATCTGCCGCCGCACTCGAAGAGATGTCGGGCAGTGTCCGCTCCGCGGCAGACAGGGCCGAGGCCGCCGACCGTCGTGCTGGCGAGGGGCGCCGCCGCGCCGAGGAAGGCGGGACCGTCATGGAGCGCGCACTTCAGGCAATGAGTTCGATCGCGGCCTCTTCGGACCAGATCACGCAGATCATCGGAGTCATCGACGACATCGCCTTCCAGACCAATCTGCTTGCGCTGAATGCCGGGGTCGAGGCGGCGCGCGCCGGCGAAAGCGGCAAAGGCTTCTCGGTCGTCGCCTCCGAGGTGCGGTCGCTGGCGCAACGGGCCTCGGAGTCGGCTCGCGAGATCAAGGCCCTCGTGCAGAACAGCTCGCAACAGGTGAAGGACGGGGGGCTGCTCGTCGAGCAGACCGGCGCGACCCTGTCCGAGATCGTGGGCTATGTCACCGAGGTCTCCGACATGGTGGGCGAGATCGCCTCTGCGGCCAAGGAGCAGTCAGCGGGTCTTGAGGAAATCAACGTAGGCGTGGCGGAACTCGACAAGGTCACCCAGCAGAACGCGGCAATGGTCGGCGAGACGAGTTCGGCAAGCCAGCAACTCAGTGCCGAGGCGGATCGCCTGAGCAGCGTCCTGAACCGCTTCATGGGGATGGAGGCGCCTGAGCTCGAGGAGGTCACGCCCGTTGCTGCGCCGATCGCCGAGATCGAGGTCCCGGAGATGGCCGTGCAGGATGTCCCGGTCGCGCCTCCCAAACGTGCGGCTGGTGCCGACATGGACCTCTGGGAGGATTTCTAG
- a CDS encoding TraB/GumN family protein — MRKFLFALPVWLMLSPFASAQCAGHDLRETLTSAERDRLDALLAEMPYPAGNHWRAEKDGEVIHLVGTMHLSDPRLEAPLERLRPVVRDAGALLLEMPRAQEKQLQAAVTTQPDLLFLSDATLPELMDEEDWQALSKAAKAHGIPPFMAAKFRPWYLSMMLSMPACAQEALQEQNGFDKQLETVAENMGVPTVALEPYDAAFAIFNAEPVEDQIEMMTASLAAEKQGEDSFATTIAAYFDEEAGEMWHMAQILLERQDTFTAEEAAEVMEESGEALLAQRNRAWIPVILKTADKAGKPIVAAFGAAHLPGEEGVLNLLAEEGFTLTREPF; from the coding sequence ATGCGCAAGTTCCTGTTCGCCCTGCCCGTCTGGCTGATGCTCTCACCATTTGCCTCGGCGCAATGCGCGGGGCACGATCTGCGCGAGACGCTTACCTCCGCCGAACGCGATCGGCTTGACGCGCTTCTCGCCGAGATGCCCTACCCTGCCGGAAATCACTGGCGCGCCGAGAAGGACGGCGAGGTAATCCACCTCGTCGGCACCATGCATCTCAGCGACCCGCGCCTCGAAGCGCCGCTGGAGCGGCTGCGCCCCGTGGTGCGCGACGCCGGCGCGCTGTTGCTCGAGATGCCGCGCGCGCAGGAAAAGCAGTTGCAGGCGGCCGTGACGACGCAACCCGATCTGCTGTTCCTGTCAGACGCCACCTTGCCCGAACTGATGGATGAGGAAGACTGGCAAGCTCTGTCGAAGGCCGCCAAGGCACACGGCATCCCGCCCTTCATGGCGGCCAAGTTCCGCCCCTGGTATCTTTCGATGATGCTCTCGATGCCCGCCTGTGCACAGGAAGCGCTGCAGGAGCAGAATGGCTTCGACAAGCAGCTTGAGACCGTCGCCGAAAACATGGGCGTGCCGACGGTCGCGCTCGAGCCCTATGATGCGGCCTTTGCGATCTTCAACGCAGAGCCGGTCGAGGACCAGATCGAGATGATGACCGCGTCGCTCGCCGCCGAAAAACAAGGCGAAGACAGTTTCGCCACCACCATCGCCGCCTATTTTGACGAAGAGGCCGGCGAGATGTGGCACATGGCGCAGATCCTTCTGGAACGGCAGGACACCTTCACTGCCGAGGAGGCCGCGGAGGTCATGGAGGAGAGCGGCGAGGCGCTGCTCGCTCAGCGCAACCGGGCCTGGATCCCGGTCATCCTCAAGACGGCCGACAAGGCAGGGAAGCCTATCGTCGCCGCTTTCGGTGCCGCGCATCTGCCCGGCGAGGAAGGTGTTCTCAACCTTCTTGCAGAAGAGGGCTTCACGCTCACGCGCGAGCCCTTCTAA
- a CDS encoding ribonuclease HII: MTGPDESCEAPFWADGRCVAGVDEVGRGPLAGPVVAAAVVLHPDCIPPGLNDSKKLSPKRRARLAGWLWECADVSLGVATVEEIDRLNILQASLLAMHRAVTGLRGPVHHALVDGRFLPPQLPCGATPIIKGDGRSVSIAAASVVAKTWRDRLMRDLAQQHPGYGWETNAGYGSKKHKDALRDIGVTPHHRRSFRPIHNILWQAKSTSD, from the coding sequence ATGACGGGACCGGACGAGTCGTGTGAAGCGCCCTTCTGGGCAGATGGCCGATGCGTGGCCGGCGTGGACGAGGTCGGTCGCGGACCGCTCGCGGGGCCCGTGGTGGCCGCCGCGGTGGTGCTGCATCCCGACTGCATCCCGCCGGGCCTGAACGACTCCAAGAAGCTTTCGCCCAAGCGCCGCGCGCGGCTGGCCGGCTGGCTGTGGGAATGCGCCGACGTGAGCCTTGGCGTGGCGACCGTCGAGGAGATCGACCGGCTCAACATCCTTCAGGCGAGCCTGCTCGCGATGCACCGGGCGGTCACCGGGCTGCGCGGTCCGGTCCACCACGCGCTTGTCGACGGGCGCTTCCTGCCGCCGCAGCTGCCTTGTGGGGCCACGCCGATCATCAAGGGAGACGGCCGCTCCGTGAGCATCGCGGCGGCCTCTGTCGTCGCGAAGACGTGGCGCGACCGCCTCATGCGGGATTTGGCGCAACAACATCCGGGCTACGGCTGGGAGACCAACGCGGGCTACGGGTCGAAAAAGCACAAGGACGCGCTGCGAGATATTGGTGTGACGCCTCACCATAGACGGTCCTTCAGGCCGATACACAATATCTTGTGGCAAGCCAAATCTACAAGTGACTGA
- a CDS encoding DUF2161 domain-containing phosphodiesterase, protein MERESDLYAPVKALLAAQGYEVKGEVGAADLVAVRGGEEPVIVELKLRISLALFHQAVARLSVTDAVYIAVPKPSGRSARRALKDNLALCRRLGLGFITVKGKRAEVHCDPGPYAPRRNKTKRARLLREFQRISGDPNDGGATRHGIVTGYRQDALRCAAHLAEHGRCRGRDVAAATGVTPATRIMRDNHYGWFERVDKGVYALTATGRAGLVHWAHSW, encoded by the coding sequence ATGGAACGGGAAAGCGATCTCTACGCGCCGGTGAAGGCGCTTCTGGCGGCGCAGGGCTACGAGGTGAAGGGCGAGGTCGGCGCCGCCGACCTGGTCGCCGTGCGCGGCGGCGAAGAGCCGGTGATCGTCGAGCTGAAGCTGCGCATCTCGCTTGCACTGTTCCACCAGGCGGTGGCCCGGCTTTCGGTGACCGACGCGGTCTATATCGCGGTGCCGAAGCCCTCGGGCCGCAGCGCCCGGCGCGCGCTCAAGGACAATCTTGCGCTCTGTCGCAGGCTCGGGCTCGGTTTCATCACGGTCAAGGGCAAGCGCGCCGAGGTGCATTGCGACCCAGGCCCCTATGCCCCGCGTCGCAACAAGACGAAACGGGCACGGCTGCTGCGCGAGTTCCAGCGGATCTCGGGCGATCCGAACGACGGCGGGGCGACGCGCCACGGCATCGTCACGGGCTACCGGCAGGACGCGCTGCGCTGCGCCGCGCATCTGGCCGAGCACGGCCGCTGCCGGGGTCGTGATGTCGCCGCGGCCACCGGCGTGACCCCCGCGACCCGGATCATGCGCGACAACCACTACGGCTGGTTCGAGAGGGTCGACAAGGGCGTCTACGCGCTGACCGCCACCGGGCGCGCCGGCCTCGTCCACTGGGCGCACAGCTGGTAG
- a CDS encoding co-chaperone GroES, translated as MAFKPLHDRVLVRRVESDEKTKGGLIIPDSAKEKPAEGVVVACGEGARKDNGELIAMAVSEGDRVLFGKWSGTEVTIDGEELLIMKESDILGVTEAA; from the coding sequence ATGGCATTCAAACCGCTTCATGACCGCGTGCTGGTTCGCCGCGTCGAAAGTGACGAGAAGACCAAGGGTGGTCTGATCATCCCCGACAGCGCCAAGGAAAAGCCCGCCGAGGGCGTCGTGGTCGCATGTGGCGAAGGCGCACGCAAGGACAACGGCGAGCTGATCGCGATGGCCGTTTCCGAGGGCGACCGCGTCCTGTTCGGCAAGTGGTCCGGGACCGAGGTCACGATCGACGGCGAAGAGCTGCTGATCATGAAGGAATCGGACATCCTCGGCGTGACCGAGGCCGCGTAA
- a CDS encoding DMT family transporter, whose translation MPTHPASSVQVPRSSEQRGPDNMKGILLITLGFVCFGATDAMAKLLTTEFPPLQVVWMRQLGLFIGVMIMLAMRGGHVLRTRHPAVQVLRGVLTTCSATFFILTIRYVPLADATAVTFIAPFIITVIAGLFLGEPVGIRRWLAVVAGFVGMLIVMRPGMGVFHPAIFITVAAATAFAMRQVLSRVLSGDDGIATTVAYTSITSTALLTVPLAFVWQSPEVSWVWLVAPAMALCAALGEVFIIRALDVAQAVVVAPMQYSMIIWSTLYGFLLFADLPDVWTLVGCAIIVASGLYTLNRERIAARRAKNRARAEAAFEAEMAARTEEI comes from the coding sequence ATGCCCACCCATCCCGCGTCCTCCGTGCAGGTGCCGCGCTCGTCCGAGCAGCGCGGCCCCGACAACATGAAGGGCATCCTCCTGATCACGCTCGGGTTCGTCTGCTTCGGCGCGACCGACGCCATGGCCAAGCTGCTCACGACGGAGTTCCCGCCGCTACAGGTGGTCTGGATGCGCCAGCTCGGTCTTTTCATCGGCGTGATGATCATGCTGGCGATGCGCGGCGGGCACGTGCTGCGCACCCGGCACCCGGCGGTTCAGGTGCTGCGCGGGGTGCTGACGACCTGCTCGGCCACCTTCTTCATCCTGACGATCCGCTACGTGCCGCTCGCCGATGCGACCGCGGTCACCTTCATCGCGCCGTTCATCATCACCGTCATCGCCGGGCTCTTTCTCGGCGAACCGGTGGGCATCCGCCGCTGGCTCGCGGTGGTGGCGGGCTTCGTCGGCATGCTGATCGTGATGCGCCCCGGCATGGGCGTCTTTCATCCGGCGATCTTCATCACCGTCGCGGCTGCGACCGCCTTTGCCATGCGGCAGGTGCTGTCGCGGGTGCTGAGCGGAGACGACGGCATCGCGACGACCGTGGCCTACACCTCGATCACCTCGACGGCGCTGCTCACGGTGCCGCTCGCCTTCGTCTGGCAGTCGCCGGAGGTCTCGTGGGTCTGGCTGGTCGCGCCCGCCATGGCGCTTTGCGCGGCGTTGGGCGAGGTCTTCATCATCCGGGCGCTGGATGTCGCGCAGGCGGTCGTCGTGGCGCCGATGCAGTATTCGATGATCATCTGGAGCACGCTCTACGGGTTCCTGCTCTTCGCAGACCTGCCGGACGTCTGGACGCTTGTCGGCTGCGCGATCATCGTGGCCTCGGGGCTCTACACGCTCAATCGCGAGCGGATCGCGGCGCGGCGGGCGAAGAACCGCGCGCGGGCCGAGGCGGCCTTCGAGGCCGAGATGGCGGCGCGCACCGAAGAGATCTGA
- a CDS encoding DMT family transporter, with protein MDLRAIFMGLAFAVMWSSAFTSARIIVTAAPPLGSLALRFLISGLLAVAMARMLGQSWRLNRAQWRATIIFGICQNALYLGLNFVAMQTVEASLASIIASTMPLVVALASWLWLGERLRPMGYAGLLAGVLGVTIIMGARLQGGADPWGVMLCVLGVLSLAAATMSVRGAVSGGNIMMIVGLQMLVGSALLWPFALALETPEVTWSWTLVVAFGYTVLIPGVAATLVWVLLVERIGAIQAATFHFLNPFFGVAVAAVLLGEPMGRYDVIGVVIVTLGILAVQRSRAALR; from the coding sequence ATGGACTTGCGCGCAATCTTCATGGGGCTGGCCTTTGCGGTCATGTGGTCGTCGGCCTTCACCTCGGCCCGGATCATCGTGACCGCCGCCCCGCCCTTGGGCTCGTTGGCGTTGCGCTTCCTGATCTCGGGCCTGCTCGCGGTGGCGATGGCGCGGATGCTGGGGCAGAGCTGGCGGCTCAACCGCGCGCAATGGCGGGCGACCATCATCTTCGGCATCTGCCAGAACGCCCTGTATCTGGGGCTGAATTTCGTCGCGATGCAGACGGTCGAGGCCTCGCTTGCCTCGATCATCGCATCGACCATGCCGCTGGTGGTGGCGCTGGCGAGCTGGCTCTGGTTGGGTGAACGGCTGCGTCCCATGGGCTATGCGGGGCTTCTGGCCGGTGTGCTCGGGGTCACGATCATCATGGGCGCACGGCTGCAGGGCGGGGCCGATCCGTGGGGCGTCATGCTATGCGTGCTCGGCGTGCTCTCTCTGGCTGCGGCGACCATGTCGGTGCGCGGCGCCGTGTCGGGCGGCAACATCATGATGATCGTCGGACTGCAGATGCTGGTCGGCAGCGCGCTGCTCTGGCCGTTCGCCCTCGCGCTCGAGACCCCCGAGGTCACATGGTCGTGGACGCTTGTAGTGGCCTTCGGCTACACCGTCCTGATCCCCGGTGTGGCGGCGACCCTCGTCTGGGTGCTGCTGGTCGAACGCATCGGGGCGATCCAGGCGGCGACCTTCCATTTCCTCAATCCGTTCTTCGGCGTTGCGGTGGCCGCAGTGCTGCTGGGCGAACCGATGGGGCGCTACGACGTGATCGGCGTGGTCATCGTAACGCTCGGCATTCTCGCGGTGCAGCGCTCGCGCGCCGCGCTGCGCTGA
- a CDS encoding SDR family NAD(P)-dependent oxidoreductase, whose product MNRFSEKTVVVTGASSGIGAATARRFGSEGANVVLVSRTKEKLEAVAKDIPSAKVVAADLSTKEGVETAAAGAREAFGQVDVLVNNAGTAVAGSIDDVDEDGFETVMETDVTGVWRLTKALWPDLKASQGNVVMTSSVSGTGGDWNMHAYNTAKGAITNLTRALALDARESGVRVNAVNPSFTKSELTADMLDNEELVAKFRERIPLGRPAEPEDIGDVIAFLASDDARFVNGVNLPVDGGLSASNGQPPQA is encoded by the coding sequence ATGAACCGCTTTAGCGAAAAGACCGTCGTCGTGACCGGCGCAAGCTCGGGCATCGGCGCCGCCACCGCCCGCCGCTTCGGCAGCGAGGGTGCAAACGTCGTGCTGGTTTCGCGCACGAAGGAAAAACTCGAGGCGGTCGCGAAGGACATCCCCTCGGCCAAGGTGGTGGCTGCCGACCTTTCGACGAAGGAAGGTGTCGAGACCGCCGCTGCCGGTGCGCGCGAAGCCTTCGGACAGGTCGACGTGCTGGTCAACAACGCCGGTACCGCCGTGGCAGGCAGCATTGACGACGTTGACGAGGACGGCTTCGAGACGGTCATGGAGACGGACGTCACCGGTGTCTGGCGCCTGACCAAGGCGCTGTGGCCGGACCTCAAGGCCAGCCAGGGCAACGTGGTGATGACCTCTTCCGTGTCGGGTACCGGCGGCGACTGGAACATGCACGCCTACAACACGGCCAAGGGTGCAATCACCAACCTGACCCGCGCGCTGGCGCTGGATGCGCGCGAAAGCGGTGTCCGGGTGAACGCGGTGAACCCCAGCTTTACCAAGTCCGAACTGACCGCCGACATGCTCGACAACGAAGAACTCGTCGCGAAATTCCGCGAGCGCATCCCGCTGGGCCGCCCTGCCGAGCCCGAGGACATCGGCGACGTGATCGCTTTCCTTGCTTCGGACGACGCGCGCTTCGTCAACGGCGTGAACCTGCCCGTGGACGGTGGGCTTTCAGCCTCCAACGGCCAGCCGCCGCAGGCCTGA